CCAGCTTTTCCATCGCCGTCTTCATCTCCGGCCCGCGCGTTTGGCTGTTCGGGGCATGACCCCACAGAACCATGGCACGCACCTTGTCGGGGTTGTCCATGTTGTCGGGGTCTTCCAACACACCGTCAATCCAGCGCGACACCGGAATCCCGGTGAGGTTCTGAAGCGACTTTTCCTTGCCGTCGGCGCCTTTGACTTTGGCGAACTGACCGGCCAGCCACTCGGAATCCTCTTGCCAGACCCGCGCCCAATGCGCCCATGCGCCTTTGGACAGGCCATAGTAACCGGGCAAGGTGTGGCTCAGCACGCCCAGATCGGTCGCGCCCTGCACGTTGTCGTGGCCGCGGAAGATATTGGTGCCGCCGCCGCTGGTGCCCATATTGCCCAGCGCAAGTTGCAGGATACAGTAGGCCCGCGTGTTGTTGTTGCCGTTGGTGTGCTGCGTGCCACCCATACACCAGATCAAGGTGCCGGGGCGGTTGTTCGCCATGGTCCGCGCCACGCGCTTAAGCTGGCTACCGGGGGTGCCGGTCACACGTTCGACCTCTTCGGGGGTCCACTTGGCCACTTCCTCGCGGATCTGGTCCATGCCCCAAACACGGGTGCGGATGAACTCCTTGTCCTCCCAACCGTTCTCGAAGATGTGGTAAAGGATACCCCAGACCAGCGCCACATCCGTGCCCGGACGGAAGCGCACATATTCATCCGCATGCGCAGCGGTGCGCGTAAAGCGCGGATCGCACACGATCAGCGGCGCATTGTTCTGCTCTTTCGCGCGCAAAACATGCAACAGCGAAACAGGGTGCGCCTCGGCAGGGTTGCCGCCGATGATAAAGATGGCCTTGGAGTTGTGGATGTCGTTGTAGCTGTTGGTCATGGCGCCGTAGCCCCATGTATTCGCAACACCCGCAACCGTGGTCGAATGGCAAATCCGCGCCTGATGGTCCACGTTGTTTGTGCCCCAATAGGCGGCAAACTTGCGGAACAAATAGGCCTGTTCGTTGGAATGCTTCGCACTGCCCAGCCAATAAACGCTGTCAGGGCCGCTTTCCTCGCGGATTTTCATCATGCCGTCGCCGATCTCGTCGATCGCCTGTTCCCAGCTGATGCGCTTCCACTCTCCACCCTCTTTCTTCATCGGGTATTTGAGACGGCGCTCGCCGTGGGCATGTTCGCGCACACTTGCTCCCTTGGCGCAATGCGCACCGAGGTTGAACGGGCTATCCCAGCCGGGCTCCTGCCCGACCCAGACACCGTTCGACACTTCGGCCACAACCGTGCAGCCAACCGAACAATGTGTGCAAATTGATTTCCTGAGTTCGACGGCTCCTGTCGCCGTCGCGGCCGCATTGGCCTTTTGAACCGTGCCGCCGGTCGCTGCAACCGCGGCCAAACCGCCAATCGCCAGCCCCGACCCGCGCAAAAATGCGCGCCGGTCTACCGAAGCGTTCGCCGCTTCAGACAGGATACTTGTCCGCTGGGAGCGTCTCGCAACCCCGTTGGTCTTTTTCCTAAGCATGTTTCTCTCTCCCTTGCGTGCGGAAAATTCCGCTAGCTTGGTCTCGATGTTATGGAACCGAACAGTCGGGCGTCACGCAACCAGTCGCCAATTCCGCTTCTTGTTAACCTCGTCCGGTCCTAAAACCGGGCGCTGTCGAAATATGCGCGCGTATGCGCGGTGTCCTGCATCTTGTCCGATGTCAGGTCTGGCTCAGCCGCTTCTGCCGCTGATCCGCTGGCGGCAACTGCCACCGCCGCTGCGGGCGCTGCCGTTCCGGCCAGTTTCAAAAAATCCCGGCGGCTCGCCTTGGTTTTTTCTGTCATCAAG
This genomic window from Rhodobacteraceae bacterium D3-12 contains:
- a CDS encoding formate dehydrogenase subunit alpha; translation: MLRKKTNGVARRSQRTSILSEAANASVDRRAFLRGSGLAIGGLAAVAATGGTVQKANAAATATGAVELRKSICTHCSVGCTVVAEVSNGVWVGQEPGWDSPFNLGAHCAKGASVREHAHGERRLKYPMKKEGGEWKRISWEQAIDEIGDGMMKIREESGPDSVYWLGSAKHSNEQAYLFRKFAAYWGTNNVDHQARICHSTTVAGVANTWGYGAMTNSYNDIHNSKAIFIIGGNPAEAHPVSLLHVLRAKEQNNAPLIVCDPRFTRTAAHADEYVRFRPGTDVALVWGILYHIFENGWEDKEFIRTRVWGMDQIREEVAKWTPEEVERVTGTPGSQLKRVARTMANNRPGTLIWCMGGTQHTNGNNNTRAYCILQLALGNMGTSGGGTNIFRGHDNVQGATDLGVLSHTLPGYYGLSKGAWAHWARVWQEDSEWLAGQFAKVKGADGKEKSLQNLTGIPVSRWIDGVLEDPDNMDNPDKVRAMVLWGHAPNSQTRGPEMKTAMEKLDMLVVIDPYPTVSAVLHDRTDGCYLLPAATQFETRGSVTASNRSLQWREQVVAPLFESKPDQEIIALFSKKFGFHDRMFRNIKLEEDGLTPDAEDTLREINTGMWTIGYTGQSPERIKKHMANQHTFDRTTLQAIGGPADGDYYGLPWPSWGTPELNHPGTPNLYDMSKPVSEGGLTFRARFGVERDGDNLLAEGVYSANSEIQDGYPEFTYQMLKDLGWHTDLTDGERAYIAKAAGVDGFADYTAEVGEAGMSPFPSDYDAKVAKVNWKTDLSGGIQRVAIKHECAPFGNAKARAVVWTFPDPVPIHREPLYTPRRDLVADYPTYEDRKFYRLPTMYASIQKNDFSKEYPIILTSGRLVEYEGGGEETRSNPWLAELQQDMFVEIHPRDANNLGVRDGAQCWVEGPEGGKVKVMAMVTERVGEGVAFMPFHFGGHFQGADLRDKYPDGADPYVLGESTNTAQTYGYDSVTQMQETKCTLCKISAA
- a CDS encoding twin-arginine translocation signal domain-containing protein: MTEKTKASRRDFLKLAGTAAPAAAVAVAASGSAAEAAEPDLTSDKMQDTAHTRAYFDSARF